In Burkholderia contaminans, the following proteins share a genomic window:
- a CDS encoding glutamate/aspartate ABC transporter substrate-binding protein gives MKYQKAVLMFAALCAFASGAHAQETGTLKKIKDTGVIALGHRESSIPFSYYDQNQQVVGYSREFQLKVVDAVKKKLNLPNLQVKNIPVTSQNRIPLVQNGTVDIECGSTTNNLERQQQAAFSDTIFVIGTRLMTKKDSGVKDFADLKGKTVVTTAGTTSERLLRKMNNDKQLGMSIISAKDHGDSFNTLESGRAVAFMMDDALLAGERAKAKQPGEWVIVGTPQSEEAYGCMMRKGDADFKKVVDDAISQVEKSGEAAKIYAKWFENPIPPKGLNLNFPLSDSMKKLYANPNDKALD, from the coding sequence ATGAAATACCAAAAGGCAGTCCTGATGTTCGCGGCGCTTTGCGCGTTCGCAAGCGGCGCGCATGCTCAGGAGACGGGCACGCTGAAGAAGATCAAGGACACGGGCGTGATCGCACTGGGCCACCGCGAATCGTCGATTCCGTTCTCCTACTACGACCAGAACCAGCAGGTGGTCGGCTATTCGCGCGAATTCCAGCTGAAGGTGGTCGACGCGGTGAAGAAGAAGCTGAACCTGCCGAACCTGCAGGTGAAGAACATCCCGGTCACGTCGCAGAACCGCATCCCGCTCGTGCAGAACGGCACGGTCGACATCGAGTGCGGCTCGACGACCAACAACCTCGAGCGCCAGCAGCAGGCTGCGTTCTCCGACACGATCTTCGTGATCGGCACGCGCCTGATGACGAAGAAGGATTCGGGCGTCAAGGATTTCGCGGACCTGAAGGGCAAGACGGTCGTGACCACCGCCGGTACGACGTCGGAGCGCCTGCTGCGCAAGATGAACAACGACAAGCAGCTCGGCATGAGCATCATCAGCGCGAAGGATCACGGCGATTCGTTCAATACGCTGGAATCGGGCCGCGCGGTCGCGTTCATGATGGATGACGCGCTGCTCGCGGGCGAACGCGCGAAGGCGAAGCAGCCGGGCGAGTGGGTGATCGTCGGCACGCCGCAATCGGAAGAAGCGTACGGCTGCATGATGCGCAAGGGCGATGCGGACTTCAAGAAGGTCGTCGACGACGCGATCTCGCAAGTCGAGAAGTCGGGCGAAGCCGCGAAGATCTACGCGAAGTGGTTCGAGAACCCGATCCCGCC